One part of the Sulfolobus tengchongensis genome encodes these proteins:
- a CDS encoding winged helix-turn-helix transcriptional regulator, whose translation MTRKGNLTGKEKIIAVLTQKGVCTFEELLKHTGLKESVLNVYLSQLAKEGVISRGWLHYDGKRFRKYSLKSKYKEELKLDD comes from the coding sequence ATGACACGCAAAGGAAATTTGACGGGTAAAGAGAAAATAATTGCTGTACTTACGCAAAAAGGTGTATGCACATTTGAAGAGTTGTTAAAACATACAGGGCTAAAAGAAAGCGTTCTTAACGTCTATCTGTCACAGCTTGCTAAGGAAGGGGTAATTAGCAGAGGCTGGCTTCATTATGATGGAAAAAGATTCAGAAAGTACTCTCTGAAATCAAAATACAAAGAAGAGCTAAAACTAGATGATTAG